A genomic segment from Echeneis naucrates chromosome 20, fEcheNa1.1, whole genome shotgun sequence encodes:
- the gdap1 gene encoding ganglioside-induced differentiation-associated protein 1 isoform X3: MRLNPTGEVPVLVHNDNVICDPTQIMDYLENSFNDAQIGNTQSELKKLAEQNPELKDAYIAKQRRLKSKLFDHDNVKYLKKLLDELESVMDQVETELQRRVEETPEEGSQSWLCGEFFSMADVSLAVTLHRLKFLGLSRRYWGNGNRVNLETYYERVVQRPAFRRVLGHVNNILISAVLPVAFRVARKNAPVIFGSTLLISILGGVTYFAFLYMKKRLTLFS, translated from the exons ATGCGCTTGAATCCGACCGGTGAAGTGCCGGTCTTAGTCCACAATGACAACGTCATCTGTGACCCAACACAGATCATGGACTACCTCGAGAACAGCTTCAATGATG CACAGATTGGAAACACACAGTCGGAGCTGAAAAAACTGGCAGAGCAGAACCCAGAGCTCAAAGATGCTTATATAGCAAAACAAAGACGCTTAAAA tCTAAGTTGTTTGACCATGATAACGTGAAGTACCTGAAGAAGCTTCTGGATGAACTCGAGAGTGTGATGGACCAGGTAGAGACGGAGCTTCAGAGGAGGGTTGAAGAAACGCCAG AAGAAGGCAGCCAGTCCTGGCTGTGTGGTGAGTTCTTCAGCATGGCCGACGTCTCTCTGGCAGTAACTTTACACCGCCTCAAGTTCCTCGGCCTCTCCCGTCGCTACTGGGGCAATGGTAACCGTGTCAACCTGGAAACATACTATGAGCGTGTGGTGCAGCGTCCGGCCTTCAGAAGGGTTCTGGGTCATGTGAACAACATCCTGATTTCTGCTGTTCTGCCTGTGGCCTTTCGTGTGGCCAGGAAGAATGCACCGGTGATTTTCGGCAGCACACTGCTGATCAGCATTTTAGGAGGAGTTACATactttgcttttctttacatGAAAAAGAGGCTCACTCTCTTTAGCTGA
- the gdap1 gene encoding ganglioside-induced differentiation-associated protein 1 isoform X2 — protein sequence MASENISGCSQDEKTALIESVPAEEEDAEQQSGPVTQADSKITLYHWTQSFNSQKVRLAIAEKGLHCEEYDVSLPLSEHNEPWFMRLNPTGEVPVLVHNDNVICDPTQIMDYLENSFNDGTPKLVPEEGSTYYHRVSHYRELLDSLQMDAYTHGSILHPEITVDSHIPAYAATCIRTQIGNTQSELKKLAEQNPELKDAYIAKQRRLKSKLFDHDNVKYLKKLLDELESVMDQVETELQRRVEETPEEGSQSWLCGEFFSMADVSLAVTLHRLKFLGLSRRYWGNGNRVNLETYYERVVQRPAFRRVLGHVNNILISAVLPVAFRVARKNAPVIFGSTLLISILGGVTYFAFLYMKKRLTLFS from the exons ATGGCGTCGGAAAACATCTCTGGCTGTTCCCAAgatgagaaaactgctctgataGAATCGGTGCcagcagaagaggaagatgcAGAGCAGCAAAGCGGTCCAGTGACACAGGCCGACTCTAAAATAACGCTTTATCACTGGACGCAGTCTTTCAACTCTCAGAAG GTGCGTCTGGCCATAGCAGAGAAGGGTTTACACTGTGAGGAGTATGATGTCAGCCTACCGCTCAGTGAACACAACGAGCCCTGGTTTATGCGCTTGAATCCGACCGGTGAAGTGCCGGTCTTAGTCCACAATGACAACGTCATCTGTGACCCAACACAGATCATGGACTACCTCGAGAACAGCTTCAATGATG GCACTCCCAAGCTGGTTCCTGAAGAGGGCAGTACATACTATCACAGAGTATCCCACTACAGAGAGCTCCTGGACTCATTACAGATGGATGCCTACACCCATGGCTCCATCCTCCACCCTGAGATCACAGTGGACTCCCACATACCAGCATATGCAGCCACATGCATACGAA CACAGATTGGAAACACACAGTCGGAGCTGAAAAAACTGGCAGAGCAGAACCCAGAGCTCAAAGATGCTTATATAGCAAAACAAAGACGCTTAAAA tCTAAGTTGTTTGACCATGATAACGTGAAGTACCTGAAGAAGCTTCTGGATGAACTCGAGAGTGTGATGGACCAGGTAGAGACGGAGCTTCAGAGGAGGGTTGAAGAAACGCCAG AAGAAGGCAGCCAGTCCTGGCTGTGTGGTGAGTTCTTCAGCATGGCCGACGTCTCTCTGGCAGTAACTTTACACCGCCTCAAGTTCCTCGGCCTCTCCCGTCGCTACTGGGGCAATGGTAACCGTGTCAACCTGGAAACATACTATGAGCGTGTGGTGCAGCGTCCGGCCTTCAGAAGGGTTCTGGGTCATGTGAACAACATCCTGATTTCTGCTGTTCTGCCTGTGGCCTTTCGTGTGGCCAGGAAGAATGCACCGGTGATTTTCGGCAGCACACTGCTGATCAGCATTTTAGGAGGAGTTACATactttgcttttctttacatGAAAAAGAGGCTCACTCTCTTTAGCTGA
- the gdap1 gene encoding ganglioside-induced differentiation-associated protein 1 isoform X1 — protein MASENISGCSQDEKTALIESVPAEEEDAEQQSGPVTQADSKITLYHWTQSFNSQKVRLAIAEKGLHCEEYDVSLPLSEHNEPWFMRLNPTGEVPVLVHNDNVICDPTQIMDYLENSFNDEGTPKLVPEEGSTYYHRVSHYRELLDSLQMDAYTHGSILHPEITVDSHIPAYAATCIRTQIGNTQSELKKLAEQNPELKDAYIAKQRRLKSKLFDHDNVKYLKKLLDELESVMDQVETELQRRVEETPEEGSQSWLCGEFFSMADVSLAVTLHRLKFLGLSRRYWGNGNRVNLETYYERVVQRPAFRRVLGHVNNILISAVLPVAFRVARKNAPVIFGSTLLISILGGVTYFAFLYMKKRLTLFS, from the exons ATGGCGTCGGAAAACATCTCTGGCTGTTCCCAAgatgagaaaactgctctgataGAATCGGTGCcagcagaagaggaagatgcAGAGCAGCAAAGCGGTCCAGTGACACAGGCCGACTCTAAAATAACGCTTTATCACTGGACGCAGTCTTTCAACTCTCAGAAG GTGCGTCTGGCCATAGCAGAGAAGGGTTTACACTGTGAGGAGTATGATGTCAGCCTACCGCTCAGTGAACACAACGAGCCCTGGTTTATGCGCTTGAATCCGACCGGTGAAGTGCCGGTCTTAGTCCACAATGACAACGTCATCTGTGACCCAACACAGATCATGGACTACCTCGAGAACAGCTTCAATGATG AAGGCACTCCCAAGCTGGTTCCTGAAGAGGGCAGTACATACTATCACAGAGTATCCCACTACAGAGAGCTCCTGGACTCATTACAGATGGATGCCTACACCCATGGCTCCATCCTCCACCCTGAGATCACAGTGGACTCCCACATACCAGCATATGCAGCCACATGCATACGAA CACAGATTGGAAACACACAGTCGGAGCTGAAAAAACTGGCAGAGCAGAACCCAGAGCTCAAAGATGCTTATATAGCAAAACAAAGACGCTTAAAA tCTAAGTTGTTTGACCATGATAACGTGAAGTACCTGAAGAAGCTTCTGGATGAACTCGAGAGTGTGATGGACCAGGTAGAGACGGAGCTTCAGAGGAGGGTTGAAGAAACGCCAG AAGAAGGCAGCCAGTCCTGGCTGTGTGGTGAGTTCTTCAGCATGGCCGACGTCTCTCTGGCAGTAACTTTACACCGCCTCAAGTTCCTCGGCCTCTCCCGTCGCTACTGGGGCAATGGTAACCGTGTCAACCTGGAAACATACTATGAGCGTGTGGTGCAGCGTCCGGCCTTCAGAAGGGTTCTGGGTCATGTGAACAACATCCTGATTTCTGCTGTTCTGCCTGTGGCCTTTCGTGTGGCCAGGAAGAATGCACCGGTGATTTTCGGCAGCACACTGCTGATCAGCATTTTAGGAGGAGTTACATactttgcttttctttacatGAAAAAGAGGCTCACTCTCTTTAGCTGA
- the gdap1 gene encoding ganglioside-induced differentiation-associated protein 1 isoform X4: MRLNPTGEVPVLVHNDNVICDPTQIMDYLENSFNDEGTPKLVPEEGSTYYHRVSHYRELLDSLQMDAYTHGSILHPEITVDSHIPAYAATCIRKEGSQSWLCGEFFSMADVSLAVTLHRLKFLGLSRRYWGNGNRVNLETYYERVVQRPAFRRVLGHVNNILISAVLPVAFRVARKNAPVIFGSTLLISILGGVTYFAFLYMKKRLTLFS, translated from the exons ATGCGCTTGAATCCGACCGGTGAAGTGCCGGTCTTAGTCCACAATGACAACGTCATCTGTGACCCAACACAGATCATGGACTACCTCGAGAACAGCTTCAATGATG AAGGCACTCCCAAGCTGGTTCCTGAAGAGGGCAGTACATACTATCACAGAGTATCCCACTACAGAGAGCTCCTGGACTCATTACAGATGGATGCCTACACCCATGGCTCCATCCTCCACCCTGAGATCACAGTGGACTCCCACATACCAGCATATGCAGCCACATGCATACGAA AAGAAGGCAGCCAGTCCTGGCTGTGTGGTGAGTTCTTCAGCATGGCCGACGTCTCTCTGGCAGTAACTTTACACCGCCTCAAGTTCCTCGGCCTCTCCCGTCGCTACTGGGGCAATGGTAACCGTGTCAACCTGGAAACATACTATGAGCGTGTGGTGCAGCGTCCGGCCTTCAGAAGGGTTCTGGGTCATGTGAACAACATCCTGATTTCTGCTGTTCTGCCTGTGGCCTTTCGTGTGGCCAGGAAGAATGCACCGGTGATTTTCGGCAGCACACTGCTGATCAGCATTTTAGGAGGAGTTACATactttgcttttctttacatGAAAAAGAGGCTCACTCTCTTTAGCTGA